From Pseudarthrobacter equi, a single genomic window includes:
- a CDS encoding ROK family protein: MYAVGVDLGGTKTAAGVVSGDGEVLFSGTIPTLSRDGSAAILDATAALVAGLRDKTADAGIAVGRVGVGSAGVIDAAHGVVVSATDAIPGWAGTALTAGLAARLGLPASSVRAVNDVHAHALGEAWTGAAAGTSSSLLVAFGTGVGGSFVLDGKPVLGHRYAGGHVGHFASPYACFDGAPLPCVCGGAGHVEAIASGPAILESYRRLGGSSPAADTRAVFALAGSGDGVAAGVIGMAAAAAGQAVGGLANILDPEVVLVSGGLADAGERWWQPMETALRAELLPALTGIPVRPAALGNTAAVVGAARLVLEPAVSAPAGYSSAQTSRRN, encoded by the coding sequence ATGTACGCCGTTGGTGTTGACCTGGGAGGCACCAAGACTGCTGCCGGGGTTGTTTCCGGTGACGGGGAGGTGCTGTTTTCGGGCACCATTCCCACGCTGAGCCGTGACGGTTCCGCCGCGATCCTCGACGCCACGGCCGCCCTTGTTGCCGGGCTTCGGGACAAAACGGCCGACGCCGGAATCGCCGTTGGGCGGGTCGGCGTCGGATCCGCCGGGGTCATCGATGCAGCGCACGGCGTGGTGGTCTCGGCGACGGACGCCATCCCCGGCTGGGCCGGGACGGCACTCACCGCAGGCCTGGCCGCCCGGCTGGGCCTGCCGGCGTCGTCCGTCCGGGCCGTAAACGATGTGCACGCGCACGCCCTCGGCGAGGCGTGGACGGGCGCGGCGGCCGGGACCTCCAGCTCGCTGCTGGTCGCTTTCGGCACCGGCGTTGGCGGGAGCTTCGTCCTGGACGGCAAGCCCGTGCTGGGGCACCGCTACGCCGGCGGGCACGTGGGCCACTTTGCCTCCCCGTACGCGTGCTTCGACGGCGCCCCGCTCCCCTGCGTCTGCGGCGGTGCCGGCCACGTCGAGGCCATCGCCTCCGGGCCGGCCATCCTCGAGTCCTACCGCCGCCTGGGCGGCTCATCCCCTGCGGCGGACACCCGCGCCGTGTTTGCGCTGGCCGGCTCCGGTGATGGTGTTGCTGCCGGCGTGATCGGGATGGCCGCGGCTGCTGCCGGGCAGGCTGTGGGCGGGCTGGCGAACATTCTTGATCCCGAGGTGGTGCTGGTATCCGGCGGTCTGGCCGACGCGGGCGAGCGCTGGTGGCAGCCCATGGAAACTGCGCTGCGCGCCGAACTTTTGCCCGCACTGACCGGCATTCCGGTACGTCCCGCCGCGCTGGGCAACACGGCGGCCGTTGTTGGTGCCGCCAGACTTGTCCTTGAACCTGCCGTTTCCGCCCCCGCCGGATACTCTTCAGCCCAGACCTCCCGAAGGAACTGA
- a CDS encoding N-acetylglucosamine-6-phosphate deacetylase yields MTSPYLLTGTLLTDGTTVGDAAVAVVDGRIAYAGPWAGLDVASLPALAHVELPPGSMLLPGLIDLHCHGAAGGDFPGGDPGAARTAVDFLHRSGTTTLLASLVTAPRGELLRSIGTLRRLADDGLIAGIHAEGPFLSQARCGAQDPRFLRDPDLHFLGELLDAASGHLRTMTYAPELPGAAELVLELASNGVAPSLGHTDADTRTTADSLTEAARLLAVSGADRARPTVTHLFNGMPPLHHRSPGPVAACLQLAAAERVAVELVADGVHLDPETVRMVFGLVGAANVALVTDSMAATGLPDGEYDLGPAGVVVRDGEARLRSNGALAGGTATLLDVVRRTVGAGVAPADAVLSATAVPAGVLGLSGEVGSLRAGLRADVVVVDPDFRLVRVVRGGEVLA; encoded by the coding sequence GTGACCTCTCCCTACCTGCTGACGGGCACCCTCCTGACGGACGGCACCACGGTGGGGGACGCCGCCGTCGCGGTGGTGGACGGCAGGATTGCCTACGCCGGGCCGTGGGCGGGGCTGGACGTTGCGTCGCTGCCCGCGTTGGCTCACGTGGAGCTTCCGCCGGGGAGCATGCTCCTTCCCGGGCTGATTGACCTGCACTGCCATGGCGCCGCCGGCGGCGACTTCCCGGGTGGTGACCCCGGGGCAGCCCGGACTGCGGTGGATTTCCTCCACCGCAGCGGGACCACCACGCTGCTGGCCAGCCTGGTGACCGCACCCCGCGGCGAGCTGCTGCGAAGCATCGGGACCCTGCGGCGGCTGGCCGACGACGGCCTGATCGCGGGCATCCACGCCGAGGGGCCATTCCTGTCCCAGGCAAGGTGCGGCGCCCAGGATCCGCGGTTCCTGCGGGACCCTGACCTTCACTTCCTTGGCGAGCTGTTGGATGCGGCCAGCGGCCACCTCCGCACCATGACCTACGCCCCGGAACTGCCGGGTGCGGCGGAGCTGGTGCTGGAGCTGGCTTCGAACGGTGTGGCACCGTCGCTGGGCCACACCGACGCGGATACACGTACGACGGCGGATTCGCTCACCGAAGCGGCCCGCCTGCTGGCTGTTTCCGGTGCTGACCGTGCGCGTCCAACGGTGACGCACCTCTTCAACGGCATGCCGCCGCTGCACCACCGCAGCCCGGGACCGGTGGCCGCGTGCCTTCAGCTGGCCGCCGCCGAGCGCGTAGCGGTGGAACTGGTGGCCGACGGGGTACACCTGGATCCGGAGACGGTGCGGATGGTGTTTGGGCTGGTGGGTGCCGCGAATGTTGCCCTGGTGACCGATTCGATGGCGGCCACGGGGCTGCCCGACGGTGAGTATGACCTCGGCCCTGCGGGAGTGGTTGTCCGGGATGGGGAGGCGCGGCTGCGAAGCAACGGCGCCCTGGCCGGCGGCACTGCCACGCTGCTGGACGTGGTGCGCCGGACTGTCGGGGCAGGGGTGGCACCCGCCGACGCGGTCCTGTCCGCCACCGCTGTTCCGGCGGGCGTTCTTGGCCTCAGCGGCGAGGTGGGGAGCCTGCGCGCCGGGCTGCGCGCCGACGTCGTGGTGGTTGATCCGGACTTCCGTCTTGTCCGGGTGGTTCGCGGCGGAGAGGTCCTGGCGTAG
- a CDS encoding N-acetylmannosamine-6-phosphate 2-epimerase, with protein MLLSPDALESLRGRLIVSCQAYPGEPMRDPRTTAQVAASAVIGGAAAVRVQGLADVQHARAAVEVPVIGLWKDGHSGVFITPTLRHALAVANAGSHVVAIDGTRRERPDGLTLAQTVAGVHAESHALVMADCGSFADAAAAVEAGADLIGTTLSGYSGERPKTPGPDLELLAEIAAAGFDVPLIAEGRIHTPAQARQALDAGAFAVVVGTAITHPATVTGWFSDALK; from the coding sequence ATGCTCCTGTCCCCCGATGCCCTCGAATCCCTGCGCGGGCGCCTGATCGTGTCATGCCAGGCGTACCCGGGCGAGCCGATGCGCGATCCCCGGACCACCGCGCAGGTGGCGGCGTCGGCCGTGATTGGCGGTGCGGCTGCCGTGCGCGTCCAGGGCCTGGCGGATGTCCAGCACGCCCGCGCGGCCGTGGAGGTTCCGGTGATCGGGCTGTGGAAGGACGGGCACAGCGGCGTCTTCATCACCCCCACGCTCCGGCACGCGCTGGCCGTGGCCAACGCGGGGTCCCATGTTGTGGCCATCGACGGCACCCGCCGTGAACGCCCGGACGGGCTTACCCTGGCCCAGACGGTGGCGGGAGTCCATGCGGAATCGCATGCGCTGGTGATGGCCGACTGTGGATCGTTCGCGGATGCCGCTGCCGCCGTCGAGGCGGGCGCGGACCTGATCGGCACGACCCTGTCCGGCTACAGCGGTGAGCGGCCCAAAACACCGGGCCCCGACCTGGAGCTGCTGGCGGAGATTGCGGCTGCCGGATTTGACGTTCCGCTCATTGCCGAAGGCCGCATCCACACGCCTGCCCAGGCCCGCCAGGCGCTGGATGCCGGGGCATTCGCCGTGGTGGTGGGCACCGCCATCACGCACCCGGCCACCGTCACCGGCTGGTTCTCGGACGCCCTCAAGTGA
- a CDS encoding dihydrodipicolinate synthase family protein: MSSQFSGVIPPVVTPRHADGSIDTASLQNLTRHLLDGGVSGLFVLGSSAEVPYMTNAERDLVVSTIAEANAAAGDRAVPLIVGANEQTTNRVIEEAKRVIDLGADAIVVTSMYYAIGNAEETETHFRSIHAAVSKPIFAYDVPVRTHFKLPTDLLVRLGREGVIAGVKDSSGDDVSFRQLLLAARDIDNFDIFTGHEVVVDGALLGGAQGVVPGLGNVAPRGYRNLVDAAAAGDWAKAAAEQDRLADLFEIVYTPNGRVSGGAAGLGAFKTALQVMGVIESNTMSAPMPALNEDETKAIRGILERNGLV; this comes from the coding sequence GTGTCTTCCCAGTTCTCCGGCGTCATCCCGCCCGTCGTCACTCCCCGCCACGCAGACGGCAGCATTGACACCGCTTCCCTGCAGAACCTCACCAGGCACCTGCTCGACGGCGGCGTGTCAGGGCTGTTCGTCCTCGGTTCCTCCGCCGAGGTGCCCTACATGACCAATGCCGAACGCGACCTGGTGGTCAGCACCATCGCCGAAGCCAACGCAGCCGCCGGCGACCGTGCTGTTCCGCTGATCGTCGGCGCCAACGAGCAGACCACCAACCGGGTGATCGAGGAGGCCAAGCGCGTGATCGACCTCGGTGCCGACGCCATCGTGGTCACCTCCATGTACTACGCCATCGGCAACGCGGAGGAGACCGAAACCCACTTCCGCAGCATCCACGCCGCCGTCAGCAAGCCGATCTTCGCCTACGACGTGCCCGTCCGCACCCACTTCAAGCTCCCCACGGACCTGCTGGTCCGGCTGGGCCGCGAAGGCGTCATCGCCGGCGTCAAGGACTCCTCCGGGGACGACGTCTCCTTCCGCCAGCTCCTGCTCGCGGCACGCGACATCGACAACTTCGACATCTTCACCGGCCACGAAGTAGTGGTGGACGGTGCCCTCCTGGGCGGCGCCCAGGGCGTGGTCCCGGGCCTGGGCAACGTGGCTCCGCGCGGCTACCGGAACCTCGTAGACGCCGCAGCCGCCGGCGACTGGGCCAAGGCCGCCGCAGAACAGGACCGCCTGGCCGACCTCTTCGAGATCGTCTACACCCCCAACGGCCGCGTCTCCGGCGGGGCAGCAGGGCTGGGCGCGTTCAAGACCGCCCTGCAGGTCATGGGAGTTATTGAATCCAACACCATGAGCGCACCCATGCCGGCGCTGAACGAGGACGAAACCAAGGCCATCCGCGGCATCCTCGAACGCAACGGCCTGGTCTAG